Genomic segment of Flavobacteriales bacterium:
TTAATTAATGGCTCATCCAACAAATCATCACATCAATATTATTGGAATTTTGGAGATGGAGGCACATCAACCCAACGCAATCCAAGCCACCATTACTCAACCTTTGGTAGATACAATGTGTGTCTTACGGTAATAGATTCTTCAGCCAATTGTTATGATACTTATTGCGACACGTTAGGGCTTGATTCGTTGGGAAGGTTACTAAAGGTTGATGGTTTTGATATTGAAGTTCTTGACCAACTGGGTGTTGGCAATAAATTGAATAAAAATAATTTTCGCATCTATCCAAACCCAACCTCAGGGCTGGTTAATATTGAGTTGGTTCAAGGAAAATCAGAAGGGGCAATTGTAAGAATTTATTCAATGAACGGCATTTTGATTTCTGAGGTTGAAATGGAAGCGGATGGAAAAGCGAATTTGGACATAGCCCATCAGCCCGATGGACTGTATTTAATTGAAATATCGGGCAAGCAAGTAATGGTAAGAGAGAAATTTATCAAATTGACTAATTAATTCTATAACCTACAATTAGGAGCGATTCGCCGCAGGCGAATCGCTCTTTTTAGCTTATGTCAATATCCCCAAAGCTCATAAAAGATTGTTTGCAAAACAAAAGGAGGGCTCAAAATGAGCTTTACAATGAGCTTTTTAGTTATTTGATGAACATTTGCATACGATACAAAACCAACTATGATGATGCGGGATCAGCTTTAAACGCAATTTATTTTAAGATATTGAAAGGGTTAGTTGCCATAGATATAAATAAACCATTTTTACCCTGGGTCAAAACCATTGCCATCAGGCACTTAGTGGATGAATATAGACAAAATAAAAAGTATATACCGAATGAGGCTTCAATAAATGATTTGGAGTTTATGGTTGAATCTACCGAAATGGATGTAAACCAAAAATTGAATGCCGAAGATATTTTAAACCTGATAAAACAGTTGCCCGAAACCACCTCGCAGGTATTCAACCTATATGTAATTGATGGATACAAACACAGGGAAATATCAGAAATGCTTGAGGTAAGCGAAGGAACTTCAAAATGGCACTTAAATATGGCCAGAAAACAGTTGCAAGCCATGTTGGCTGCCGAAACAAAACGATTGCAAAACATAAAAGTAGAACTATGAGCAGTTGGGATAAATTAGATGAAATGTTTAAAAAGGGGCATCAACAGGAATACAGCCCGGATGCCGAATTGTGGAATAAGGCCAGTGAACAGTTGGAGGTACTTTATCCGGTTAAAAAGAAAAGGATTATTTATATAGTTGCCGCTTTAGTGGCGTTGGTTTGTGTTGGCTTATGGTGGTCGATGAATAAATTAGATTCTACCAAAAGGAGTGATATTCAAGTAGAAAGTCAAACAGCAGAGGAAAGTAAAGTTGAAAATTTCACTGATTTTAATGATTCAAACACGAATGCAACAACTGAAGAATCAACAAAAAATGCAACTGAAACAATTCAAGAAAAAAGCTTCGCTAAATCATCAAATCCCAAAATAAAATATGAAGAGCCTTTATCAAAAAGGGGCGAATTGGGAATTGACGATTTTGCAAAACAGCTCGAAGAATGGAAGGCAAAACGGAGTTTTGAGACGGGAAAAGGAGGTGAGTTGAGAGGAGAATTGCCAAAAGATAAAAGGGCAATATCAACGGATTATTTAGAGGCAATGTCAGCCAAAAAGGAAATTCAGTTTGAAAGATATGATTGGAAAGGTCAATCGGCAGGATTGAATTCGGTTTACAAGAATTCCAGACAATGGAGATTTTATGTTTCCGCTGAAGCCAACATGTCGGCAACAAATAAAACGCCAACCAGAAGTGTTGAAAGCCAAGAATTTGGAACAACCATGCGTTATTTTAACAAGTGGCAAGAAGTAACGAGTAGGGTAGGTGTTTACAAAAACAAATGGGCGTTGGAGATTGGGGCAGGACTGTCGAAGGTGCAAACCGAATCGGTGGTAAGAAACCAAGTTGTGGGTGAAAAAGTGGATACCACCAATAGATATTTTACATTGGTCAACAGTGAGTATAATGCCAATGGCAGAAAAGTGTGGCTGATAAAAGAAATCGTGGAAACCAGAGTTTCTAAAGACACGGCAAATGCCAAAATAGAATTAACTCAAAAGGCAGAATCGGCAAACTACATTCATCTGCCCGTTTCGGTGGCATACAAGTTTGTAAATAAGAGAACCTTTGGAATTTCGGCTCGTACGGGATTTGATGTTATGTTGTTGACCAATTCAAACATTGTTGGCAACGATTTCAACAAAATCCATACACGATTAAATTCGGGTATGGAAGTGAATGTTAATCGCTTTCATTGGCAACCCTATTTCAGAATTTCAGGGGTTTGGAGTTTGAATTCTATTTATAAACGCGATATTTTGAAACCAACAACCACAATGACTGCTTTTGGGTTGAGGTATGTTTTTTATTGATAGGTTAACAATGAAAAAACAGGAGTGTCAGGGGGTAATAGATTTCGACCTCCCAAAAATTCAAGTTCTATAAGAAAAGAAAATTCAACCACTTGTGCCTCAAGTCGTTGCAGGAG
This window contains:
- a CDS encoding RNA polymerase sigma factor; translation: MSISPKLIKDCLQNKRRAQNELYNELFSYLMNICIRYKTNYDDAGSALNAIYFKILKGLVAIDINKPFLPWVKTIAIRHLVDEYRQNKKYIPNEASINDLEFMVESTEMDVNQKLNAEDILNLIKQLPETTSQVFNLYVIDGYKHREISEMLEVSEGTSKWHLNMARKQLQAMLAAETKRLQNIKVEL